From the Corythoichthys intestinalis isolate RoL2023-P3 chromosome 15, ASM3026506v1, whole genome shotgun sequence genome, one window contains:
- the htr1b gene encoding 5-hydroxytryptamine receptor 1B: MEGAGEMEPTPPVNASNISQPEDAPEAGWGAQSLAYQITLASLLSAITLATSLSNAFVIATISQSKKLQTPANFLIASLAVTDLLVSILVMPVCVLYTVIHEWTLGQVVCDVWLSSDITCCTASILHLCVIALDRYWAITDAVEYSKKRTPGRAAGMVATAWVIAISISLPPLFWRQVKADELTSCSVNTDHIFYTIYSTFGAFYIPTLLLIVLYGRIYVEARKRILKQSPKKKKKAAGKRLTSAYLQATGSPGSNASTSPLQGGRHDAPSCSDTNSSTSDSQVKVTLSDAALEKKRISAARERKATKTLGIILGAYIVCWLPFFIYTLVVATCDACHIPELFDFFTWLGYLNSLINPIIYTMSNEDFKKAFHKLVRFRCCRG; the protein is encoded by the coding sequence ATGGAGGGCGCCGGTGAAATGGAGCCCACCCCGCCGGTGAACGCTTCCAATATCAGCCAGCCGGAGGACGCGCCTGAGGCGGGCTGGGGTGCGCAAAGCCTCGCCTACCAGATCACCCTGGCATCGCTCCTTTCCGCCATCACGTTGGCTACCAGCTTGTCCAACGCCTTCGTCATCGCCACCATCTCCCAGTCCAAGAAACTCCAGACGCCCGCCAACTTTCTCATCGCCTCGCTGGCCGTCACCGACCTGCTGGTGTCCATCCTAGTCATGCCCGTGTGCGTCCTCTACACGGTCATCCACGAGTGGACGCTGGGCCAGGTGGTGTGCGACGTGTGGTTGTCGTCAGACATCACCTGCTGCACGGCGTCCATCCTCCACTTGTGCGTCATTGCCCTGGACCGCTACTGGGCCATCACGGACGCGGTGGAGTACTCCAAAAAGCGCACGCCGGGACGCGCGGCCGGCATGGTGGCTACCGCTTGGGTGATCGCCATCTCCATCTCTCTGCCGCCGCTCTTCTGGAGGCAGGTCAAAGCGGACGAGTTGACCAGCTGCAGCGTCAACACCGACCACATCTTCTACACCATCTACTCCACCTTCGGCGCCTTCTACATCCCCACCCTGTTGCTCATCGTCCTCTACGGGCGCATCTACGTGGAGGCGCGCAAACGCATCCTCAAGCAGTCgccgaaaaagaaaaagaaggcGGCGGGCAAGAGGCTCACTTCGGCGTACCTGCAGGCTACGGGCTCTCCCGGCTCCAACGCCTCCACCAGCCCCTTGCAGGGCGGCAGGCACGACGCGCCGTCCTGCAGCGACACCAACTCGTCCACCAGCGACAGTCAGGTGAAGGTGACTCTGTCCGACGCGGCTCTGGAGAAGAAGCGCATCTCTGCGGCGAGGGAGAGGAAGGCCACCAAGACGCTGGGCATCATTCTGGGCGCGTACATCGTGTGCTGGTTGCCTTTCTTCATCTACACCCTGGTGGTGGCTACATGCGACGCCTGTCATATCCCCGAGCTCTTTGACTTCTTCACCTGGCTAGGTTACCTGAATTCCCTCATCAACCCCATCATATACACCATGTCCAATGAGGATTTCAAGAAAGCTTTCCACAAACTGGTGCGCTTCAGATGCTGCAGAGGGTGA